GGTTATAAGGTCGGACCAGTAAATGTCCGATATCGAAGGGAAACTTGAAATTCTTTTCGGCGATTACGATGGTTGTGTGCGGCCGGAGTGCGTGGCGTACTCCTAACTCGTAAATTGCGTTGGCGTTAGATGTAGAGAGATCAGCAACTACGACGTCGGCACCTAGCAGAAGTTCATACATTGGCTTGTCGATAATTCCTGCATGAATGACATCATCCGCACGAATACATTCGAGGCCAGCCTCTTCCACAGCCCTCTTGATAATAATGCGATAAGACTTATCAAGATCGTAAGTCTTCTGTTGTTGGAAATCGGTCTTCACGCCAAATCCCATGACGACAAAACAGGTCTTCTTGACTATCTTTGCTGTTGTTTCTGACATCATTTTCCTTCGATATTCATTTTTTCACAGAGGGGAAAATCCTGAGAATTGCTGTGCTGAGACTCAAAATTATTCTTAGTAAGTTTATCTTAGATAACCTGAGTTCGGAATAAAGCAATACGAGAAATCTTTTGCAGGTATACGGTGGAGGGAATCAACTGTGAGCTAAATAACTCGTTATTGATAATCAGTCCATTTTATTCAGAATAATCTCTATAATGGAGCTTATCTGCACACGTCTAAACAAAGAGAAAATCATAGAGAATGCAAAATCAATAGTTTCAGAGATTGCTTATCCTGAACTCAGGGTTGGATAGCTCAATACAGAACAAAAACTTGGAAGCATAGGTATTTAGGGATTGTTGACTGTACTTTATATTTATGAAATTCACTACACCATTTTTGTCCTGTACTGAACTCAAACCCTTATTTCTTCCTTATGAAAACCCAAATTTTGGTATCCTGGCTCTTCTCTTAATATTTCCAGTTAGAGCAAGGAGTTCTGACGCTTAGGCAATTCTCCAAACAACTAACCAGATCACAGGAATACTACCGATTAACGTCGCTAGTACAAGGCGTAATTGACTATTTTGACGCTGAACTTGCTGCCATATTTTGGAATAAGGAACGTCAGCATCCCCAAGTTGAAAAAGAGCATATTTATGAAACCATCTGGGGAGTAATTTATGCAGAAACATCAGGATCACTACTTTGGTGATAAACAGGATGCTGCTTGCTCGTTTATTCCCCCCAAAGCCAATTTCCGATAGCTGAGCCACTGCGTCCGTATCGGGCTTCCGGGCCGCCGTATAGGCTGGTAAAGCGAGGGATAAATCTCCTTTGGTTTGGGTCAATATCTCAGCAAACATGCGGCAGCTTTCTAAGGCGACATTACAACCTTGCCCCAACGAGGGCCACACCGAGTGGGCTGCATCTCCCAATAAAACGACGCAGTCACCTTCAAATCGATTGCACTGAGTGGTGATTCCTCCATGGGCCGCCTTTTGGGCCAATAAATCTTGGGTAAACTGCGGCGGTAAACCCGCTTGTTCTAGATGGGGAAAAACATCAGGAAACTTCTCTTTAAATAGGGCTAATACATCTGCTTCTGATTGAAGGGTCTCATAAGTGATGTCTCCGACTTGGGGCAAAATTAATACTCCTTTGAGAGAGCCATCGGTACTAGGGGGAGCGAGTAATGTCAGGGGTTGGGCATTAGGCCATGTATGAAAACTTGCTGCCCACTTTTCTTCTGCACCGGGTAAATCTTTTGCGAACCCTAAATCACAGATTTTGTACATCATGTCGTCTTGGTTTTGCCGAACTTCGAATCCTTGAAGCTGTGATTCCATAGCAGTCCTGACAGTGCTGAAGCCCCCATCTGCACCAATCAATAAGTCAAAGTTTTGCTGCTGTTGGTCTTGTTTGCCTTGAAACAACGCCGTCTTATCCTGAAAATTGACCTGCAACAGGGTTTGATCAAAGTGATATTGAATGTTTTCTGGAAAGCGATGCTGCCCCTCTGAAATGAGAACTTGAGCTAGGGTAGCGCGATCGACTGACACAGCATCACGAAACCCTTTCCCTAAGGCTCCCCCTTTGGCCGTATGTCGAACATTCCCTTGGAGAAGCACCTGTTTGTCTGGCGGTAGCTCCACTCCAATATCTGTCAGGGCTTTCCGCCCCCGACGGCTCAAGATGATATTAAATGAACGTCGATTGCTAGACGCTTTAAACTCAGCACTGTGCCGCTCGTAAACAGAGACGTGCCAACCCATTTTGGCTAAATATAAGGCAGCCAGTGCGCCAGTTGGCCCACCCCCCACAATCACAACTTTTCTTCCCTCAGGGGATGGTGAAGTATTCGCGGATAGAGTCTCTACCATGCTTGAGTTCCAGCGCTGATCCACCTCATCTTATAGTGCTATCGGTGGCATCTTAGGATAACGAACTTAATAACACCGGAAAATATAGTTGAACACGACTCTCCCTCCTATCCTCCACAGCCTTAACGCCACTGATGCCCCCTAAATCCCCCATTCTGGGGGACTTGTCTGCTCGACCCACACAGGATCTGTGACAGAGTTGAACCTCAACAGCTCTAGAGATCTCACTGTCTAGATTCATTAGCCTATATCTAGGCTCAAAGTCCCCCAGAATGGGGGATTTAGGGGGCGCTTGCAAAAGCTGATGTTGTCAAAAGAGACGGCAGAAATCTCGGTATTACTCCCATCCCAGCATAAGATTGGGTATTCAGATTCTTGATAAATAAGAATTTCAATGATATTTAGATGCACGATCTTATGGCGGGAAGGGAGTAATCAATTTTCATTCCTTAGTGCTCATTTAGCATGATTAAAGCGAGGTGAGATTTGACACTCGGCTGCTGCTAACGGACTGTCCTTTTGAACGTCGCTTCAATCAATTGTTCTGCACTACAGGATTAGAAGTTTCTTTTGCCTACTGCCACAAAAATCTAATCCGCCTCAGTTGATTCTGCTTGGTGACGCTCTGCAAACTCAACCCACAATAGCCCCCCAAAAGGAACTTGCCCAAAGCCCGGTTCATATTGGTCAAGAACCTTACTGGCATCGTCAATCAGCACCTTTTCGACAGAAAGATGATGCACTGTGTAAGGCGTATTGACAAAGGGAGCGTCCAGGCGATGTCTGAATGGCTCATCGAGTAGAAAAGATTCAATCAGGCCATGGGAATTACCGCTATGGTTACCCCCCTTCAGGTCCCATTCTTGACTCTGAATTGCCGCCTTCGCAAGATACGTTGAAATCCATGGATAATCTGCTATATCTCCCAGGTACATTCCTTCAAGGGGGGCTGCATTAACATCACGCTTACTTAGCCATTTTTGAATCGATATTCGATAGTTCTCTTCGTCAAAGGTGCAGCCGAATTCTCGTCCCCGCAGTCTAAATCCCGTTGCAGAGGGGTCGCCATCAATAATAGGGGTACATTGATTGCTATTCCAATGGTTTAACCCACCTCCCGAAATAAAGTACCAAACCCCAAGGGTAACGAGAAATACTGGCATCGACTCATCATCCTTTTTGAGCAAGATATTTCAAGTCTAGCGAAAGCTATTTCGCCAGTTGGTCAAAA
The Acaryochloris marina S15 genome window above contains:
- a CDS encoding NAD(P)/FAD-dependent oxidoreductase, which translates into the protein MVETLSANTSPSPEGRKVVIVGGGPTGALAALYLAKMGWHVSVYERHSAEFKASSNRRSFNIILSRRGRKALTDIGVELPPDKQVLLQGNVRHTAKGGALGKGFRDAVSVDRATLAQVLISEGQHRFPENIQYHFDQTLLQVNFQDKTALFQGKQDQQQQNFDLLIGADGGFSTVRTAMESQLQGFEVRQNQDDMMYKICDLGFAKDLPGAEEKWAASFHTWPNAQPLTLLAPPSTDGSLKGVLILPQVGDITYETLQSEADVLALFKEKFPDVFPHLEQAGLPPQFTQDLLAQKAAHGGITTQCNRFEGDCVVLLGDAAHSVWPSLGQGCNVALESCRMFAEILTQTKGDLSLALPAYTAARKPDTDAVAQLSEIGFGGNKRASSILFITKVVILMFLHKLLPRWFHKYALFQLGDADVPYSKIWQQVQRQNSQLRLVLATLIGSIPVIWLVVWRIA